A region of the Burkholderia savannae genome:
GGGCAAGCATGGCCGCGAGATGGCGCAGCAGTTGTCGACGATCGGTAAGGCGGTCGCCGCCGGCAGCCGGCCGTTGACGGGGCTCGCGGTCGTCGTCGGCGTCGCCGTGCTGCGTGAAGGTTCGGAAGCCGTACTGTTTCTGTACGGCATCGCGGCGAGCGATCCCGGACAAACGCCGCAGATGATCGCCGGCGGCGCGCTCGGCGTGCTCGGCGGCGTCGGGCTCGGCGTAGGCATGTACGCCGGGCTGCTGCAAATTCCGCTGAAGCGCCTCTTTTCCGTGACCAATGCGCTGATCGTCCTGCTCGCGGCGGGCATGGCGAGCCAGGGTGTCGGGTTTCTCGTGTCGGCCGGGTGGCTGCCGTCGTGGGGCGACACCGTGTGGGATACGTCGTGGCTGCTGAAGGAATCGAGCGTCGCCGGCAAGATGCTGCATACGCTCG
Encoded here:
- a CDS encoding FTR1 family iron permease, with the translated sequence MLSTAVIVFREVLEAALVVSIVLAATKGVPGRGWWVSGGLLGGVIGAALIAAFADVISAWASGMGQEVFNAGVMFVATIMLAWHSIWMGKHGREMAQQLSTIGKAVAAGSRPLTGLAVVVGVAVLREGSEAVLFLYGIAASDPGQTPQMIAGGALGVLGGVGLGVGMYAGLLQIPLKRLFSVTNALIVLLAAGMASQGVGFLVSAGWLPSWGDTVWDTSWLLKESSVAGKMLHTLVGYTARPAGIQIAAYVGTLLVIVLLARKVARTQATAASPTQAA